A region from the Pelotomaculum isophthalicicum JI genome encodes:
- a CDS encoding (Fe-S)-binding protein — CALKCPRDVKQIEDMKALRRMASGYGVFPTAVKPVRGVSAGLTAEGNPFGESRKNRADWAKGLSVKTFEEGMEYLYFPGCYLCYDPRLKKVAQATASVLNKAGVDFGILGEQENCCGESIRKTGNEELFKKLAKENIKTFIDNGVKKILVNSPHCYHTFKNEYAEFGVNFEVIHISQFLFQLVNEGKLQISKEFGKKITYHDPCYLGRHNGVYDEPREVLKKIPGVDYTEMVEVREESLCCGMGGGRIWMETHAADRFANLRLNEAIGVGAEVLVTACPYCITMFEDSRAVLNYDDVIQIKDITEILQEVI; from the coding sequence GTGCGCCCTGAAATGCCCCAGAGACGTAAAACAGATCGAAGACATGAAAGCCCTGCGCAGGATGGCTTCGGGATATGGCGTTTTCCCAACGGCGGTCAAGCCGGTCCGCGGCGTGAGCGCTGGCCTCACCGCGGAAGGCAACCCCTTCGGTGAAAGCCGTAAGAACAGGGCGGACTGGGCAAAAGGCCTCTCTGTAAAAACATTCGAAGAAGGAATGGAATATCTATATTTTCCCGGCTGTTACCTCTGCTATGACCCGAGATTAAAAAAGGTAGCGCAAGCCACAGCCAGCGTTCTCAACAAAGCGGGAGTAGATTTCGGAATCCTGGGCGAACAGGAGAACTGCTGTGGAGAAAGCATCCGTAAAACCGGCAATGAGGAATTGTTTAAAAAATTAGCGAAGGAAAACATCAAAACCTTTATCGATAACGGGGTAAAGAAAATCCTGGTCAACTCCCCTCATTGCTACCACACCTTCAAGAACGAGTATGCTGAGTTCGGCGTGAACTTTGAAGTGATTCATATTTCCCAGTTCTTATTCCAGTTGGTCAACGAGGGAAAACTGCAGATCAGCAAGGAATTTGGGAAGAAGATCACCTATCATGACCCGTGTTACCTCGGCCGGCATAACGGCGTATATGACGAGCCGCGAGAAGTCTTAAAGAAGATCCCCGGCGTAGATTATACTGAGATGGTCGAGGTAAGGGAAGAAAGCCTTTGCTGCGGCATGGGCGGAGGCAGGATTTGGATGGAAACCCACGCTGCCGACCGGTTTGCCAACCTCAGATTAAACGAAGCCATCGGGGTTGGGGCTGAGGTGCTCGTTACCGCCTGCCCGTATTGCATCACTATGTTTGAGGATAGCAGGGCAGTCCTGAATTATGACGACGTCATTCAGATTAAAGACATCACGGAGATCCTCCAGGAGGTGATTTAG
- the fdhD gene encoding formate dehydrogenase accessory sulfurtransferase FdhD: MQEAIGVPNLKDVTAEVVCNRFSDGEWVRTSVHVPSEIEFTIYVNEKALVTILCTAAKLNYLTIGYLYAEGIISSIDDVASMRVSEEEALADVRLNNPEYELPTLRKLGCSGSSVFKTQGQRVDSDLVAAPTDILSLMKRLQEQMELYPLSGGVHTSALSDTKNLLVVAEDIGRHNTLNKIQGECLLKGISTRDRLMLITGRISSEMLLKAAKMQAPIVVSRHAPTKNAILLATDMGIALVGQARGDRLAVFTHPERLGCSTN; encoded by the coding sequence ATGCAGGAAGCGATTGGCGTGCCAAATCTAAAAGACGTTACGGCGGAAGTAGTCTGCAATCGCTTTTCGGACGGGGAATGGGTCAGGACCTCAGTTCACGTGCCTAGCGAGATTGAGTTCACTATATATGTGAATGAAAAAGCACTGGTCACCATCCTGTGCACGGCGGCCAAGCTAAATTACCTCACCATCGGATATCTTTACGCGGAAGGAATCATCTCGAGCATCGACGACGTGGCGAGCATGCGGGTGAGTGAGGAGGAGGCGCTGGCCGATGTGCGGCTGAACAATCCTGAGTACGAGTTGCCAACGTTGCGGAAGCTTGGATGCAGCGGCAGTTCGGTGTTCAAAACTCAGGGACAGAGGGTTGATTCGGATCTTGTCGCCGCACCCACGGATATCCTGTCACTGATGAAGCGGCTGCAAGAGCAGATGGAGCTGTATCCGCTTAGCGGCGGCGTGCATACTTCAGCTTTATCCGATACCAAGAACCTGCTGGTAGTGGCCGAGGATATAGGACGGCATAACACCTTGAACAAGATCCAGGGCGAATGCTTATTGAAAGGAATATCAACCAGAGACCGGCTGATGCTGATCACCGGCCGCATATCGTCCGAGATGCTGCTCAAGGCGGCGAAAATGCAGGCTCCGATTGTTGTTTCACGGCACGCGCCGACGAAGAACGCCATTTTGCTTGCCACTGACATGGGCATAGCCCTGGTCGGCCAAGCCCGTGGCGACCGTCTGGCGGTGTTTACCCACCCGGAGCGGCTTGGCTGTTCAACAAATTAA